Below is a window of Corynebacterium kalinowskii DNA.
CTCCACTTGTGCGATCTGCTGTGCTCCTTGAGCTTCGAGTTCTTCTCGCATGGTGGTCATCTTTTGGTTTAGAACATAGAGTGAATTTTTTTGAGTCAGAATGTTGCCACGTTCGCGCACATAGTCGCCATGAATGACGACCTCTTTCGCAGGCAGGGCGGCAATCGCAGTGTCGATGGAATCGATGGCCTTTTCGTATTCGCCGAGTCTACGATGACCTTCAGCGCGGCGCATCCAAGCATTCGAGTCCTTCGGATCTAGACGAATCAGTTGGGTAGAAATATCAACCAGTTTGTCGCCGTAGGCGCCGAGCGGCGACAGCCACATTCCGTGAATTAGCAAATGCAGAATTTTTGGATGATCACTCTCAGCAATGACCTTTTCGATGTCCTCTACCCTTACTTTTTCCCCTTTGGCCAGGTCGGCAAAGAGGCGAAAGGCACTGACAATTGCGTGATACTCTTTGGGAACTTCGTCGAGAATCCCAATTGCCTGACGGATCTTGCGATAATCGAAATCGAATCGGGCAGATTGCAAATAGCAATAGATGATCGTGAACCCTCGCAAACCTGGCTCAGCGTTCGTGAGTTCCCGGCGCTGAACGATGTCCACGGCGCTATTGTTTTTGCTTCGGGCGTACCAACATACCCCCGCTGCCAAGTTGAGCATGTCGGAGAACGCAATATCGTTATCGACGATCCAGGTGGCAAATCCCGAAACCCAATCCGTTGGTTGTGCGTCAACGATCGCATGCATCTCCGACGCGTACGAATCATAGTCAACTTCAGTTTGTGCCACGCCAGCTCCTCGAGTGTGATCTGACATACCTACTACAATGGCATGTCGATAGTCCATTATCACTTACGAAGGTACTTTCATGCCCACTTCTTCGCTCTCATCGTTGATCGGTCCCGTTCTAGCTCCAACGATGCCGGAGGTGCGAGCAATCTGCGTGAGCAGCATCAATGGCAAGGCATCGCTAAACGGACGTTCGCACGGATTAGGATCGCCACTCGATTTCGAGCTATTGAATTCTTTGCGGCAATGGTCGGATTGTGTTCTCGTCGGTAGGAAAACCGTAGTTTCGGAAAACTACTTTGGAGTGCGCACAAATGTGGGTGACAAGGAGACGCGACTCCTTCGCGGACAAAGCCCTGTTCCACCAATCTGTGTAGTGACTCGCTCGTTAGATATTGATCCGAATTCTCAGTTCTTCACCGACACTTCCACGCCCCCCTTGATCCTTGTACCTGAAAACACAAGTGTGACCGAGCACGGCCGACTTCTCCAGGCCGCAGGGGCAAGCATTCACGAGTTTTCTGCCAGTGCTCTGGACAAATTGCATTCACTCGGGTTTCGTAGAATTCTCGTTGAGGGCGGACCACAACTTATTGGCGCGTTGCTAAGCCAGGGGTCCGTCGATAAGCTCCACGTTACGGTCGCTCCGTGGATCGTGTGGAGTGATGAAGCTTCTCTACTGCAGGGTATCGAGGTAACTCAGAAATTGGAACTAGAGCACCACGCCGCCGACGAAGACGGCTGCGTTTTTCTGCGATATCGCGTGCGTAAATGAGTGTTGCTCACCGTCGATCCCATTGGCGGCAGTTACTGTGATCAAGTGATGAATGCGATTGAAAGCCGGATGGCGCAGATCTGGGTTGCGGGTGAGCCTGTGTCTGATGAGCTGCGCCGTCGTCGCACCCCCATAGATGCGCTAGCAAACGCCGCTCTCTGGCCGATTGCTCTGATGCTCATTATCCATCGGGTCTTCGTGTTAGCCATCAACGGCAACGTGACGGATGACTTTTCCACCGTGTACTACGCGCTGCGCCGATTTCATGATGGTGTCTCGGTCTACAACGAGACCTATCATTTCGTTGATCCCCACTATCTTTACAGCCCTGGTGCGACCTTGTTCTTGTCCCCGCTCGGGCTGCAAACCGACTTTGATACCGCGCGCACCATTTTCATCTTGGCCAATGCACTAGCCATCGTGGCTGCGCTGGGAATGATAACCAGGCTCTTCGGGTACTCGCTACGCAGCGCCCTCTTTCCGTTTTCTGTAGTGGCGGCATACCTCACCGAGGCCGTGCAAAACACCCTGGTCTTTTCAAACATCAACGGCCTGCTATTACTCGCTCTGGCGTCCTTTTTAACACTGCTGAAATCCGATAGACGCTGGTCAGCAGGCCTGATTTTGGGCGTGGCTATTCTGATCAAACCTATCTTTGCCCCGCTGCTGTTCTTGCCGTTTGCTAAGGCGAACTGGCAAACAATTGTCTCAGCTTTCGCCATCCCAATCGCATTCAATGCTGCCGCTTGGCCGATCGTGCCACAGGCAAGCGACTATGTCACCCGTACCGTGCCTTACCTGGGCTTGACCAGAGATTTCGCCAACTCTTCCCTCCCCGGCATCGCCCTCTACTTTGGGATGCCACAGTGGCAGGAAAAGTTCTGGTTTTTCCTTTTCGCCCTGATCATTATCGCTGGCCTTATCGCGCTGCTGCGATACCGCTACAGTGACCCGTTGCTGTGGATGGTGTGTACCGCGTCGCTGCTCCTCGCGGGCGTGTTCTTCTTGTCGTCGCTAGGCCAGATGTACTACTCCATGCTGCTGTTCCCGCTGCTGTTTACTGCCACCTTGCGACGCTCCCCCATGCATAATCCCCTTGCCTGGCTGGCTGCCTACGGTTTTCTCACCATTGACAACTGGAACTCCGACGAGTGGATCGATACCGGCCGCTGGTTCACATTCCTCCTACCGACTGTTGGTTGGGCGTTGATCCTTATCGTTATCTCTGTGAGCGCGGTAGTATGGGCGCTTTCAGAACAGAAAGGCACCCACCATGACAGACTTCAAGCTGCTTAGCGACGACCAATGGCGGCAGCGCCTCACCCCTTCGGAATATCAGGTGCTGCGCGAAGCGGGCACTGAAGCTCCGCACACCGGTGAATACACTGACACTTTCGCCGAGGGTATCTATTCGTGCCGCGCCTGCGGCGCCGAGCTGTTCCGCGCCGACGCTAAATTCCAGGCACACTGTGGCTGGCCTGCTTTCTATAGCCCTCTTGCCGGCGATCGAATCATCGAACGGGAAGACAACTCCCTGGGGATGCGCAGAGTTGAGGTGCTATGTGCCAACTGCGAATCCCATCTGGGGCACGTGTTCGAGGGAGAAGGTTACCCGACTCCCACTGATCTGCGGTACTGCATCAATTCGATTTGCATGACCTTCGAGCCCGCGAAGTAATCAAGTTTTTAATCGTTTGTTGCTCCAAACAGAAAAGGCCTTCCCCGAGGGGAAGGCCTTTGTCATATCTCAGCTTTAAGGCATAACTTCGATGATTTCAGAGATGTCCGCGACGCGACGGCCGGAGAAGAACGGAACTTCTTCACGCACGTGGAGACGAGCCTCCGTGTAGCGCATCTGGTGCATGAGGTCGACAATGCGGTGCATTTCCGGTGCCTCGAAAGCGAGCATCCACTCGTAGTCGCCCAACGCGAATGCAGGAACAGTGTTCGCACGTACATCTGGGAACTCGCGGGCAGACTGGCCGTGCTCAGCGAGGATACGACGACGCTCCTTGGCATCCATCAGGTACCAGTCGTAGGAACGCACGAATGGGTACACGCAGATCCAAGCACCTGGCTCTTCGCCCATGATGAAGGACGGCAGGTGGGAGCGGTTGAACTCTGCAGGACGGTGGAGGGAGGTGCCGGTCCAGAAGATCTCGGAAACCTGTCCCAGAACGGTCACACGACGGAAGTCGTTGTATGCCTTCTGGATGTCGGCAATTTCTTCAGCGATGAACCAGATCATGTAGTCAGCTTCAGCGCGGATACCCGAGATGTCGTAGATGCCGCGCACGGTGACGACACCGGCCTTCTCCAGTTCGGCTAAGAATGCTTGCGCCTCAGCCACAATGTCCGCACGTTCGTTGCCCAAGGCGCCGGGAAGCACCTTGAACGTAGCAAACATGGAGTAGCGCTGCATGCTGTTCAGCTTGTCGAAATCCAACTTCTCGGCCATCGAAAAGGGTGTCCTTTCTCAAATGAATGTTCTGCCCAACTATATCAACCTTTAGTTGGAGAGAGGTCGAAGGCTGATGAAACCAGGGACGTCGATAAGCCTGCAGGCTCTCGGCGCGCCTTCACCACCCCGGCCACTTCGCTAGATACCTTGGATCCTTGTGAGCGACTCCGAAATTCGTAGCCTTATCTCGACAGCTGGCAAGCAGCAGGTTTCCGAGCCTGTTGCGTTCAAAGACGCTGTCGAATCAATGCACCGTGCGCAGCTTCGGGACGAGATTTCACTGGGTCCGATTCGTCCACCACAGCGACTAGCCCCGTTCAGTCACGCGATCGGTTTGGAAGTCGCACATCCGGACACCGATATCATCGCAGCTGAAAGTGAAGGCGACGCTTTTGGGCGCCTTATTTTGCTGCACGACCCAGGCTCTGATGAGACCTGGGACGGCGACATGCGACTTGTCGCTTACATTCAGGCCGACATGGACGATTCTGTCGCCGGCGACCCGCTACTGCCTGAAGTTGCGTGGGAATGGCTCAACGAAGGCCTTGACACCATCGGAGCCCAGTACAGCAATCTGGGGGGCACTGTCACCTCCACGGCATCGGTTCGCTTCGGCGAAATTGGTGGCCCGCCACGCGCCTTCCAGCTTGAGTTGCGGGCCTCTTGGACAGCGCAGTCCAATGACCTCACCCCCCACGTTGAAGCGTTCGCACAAGTTCTGGCGAATGTTGCCGGTCTGCCACCTGCGGGCATCGCAGAGATTGGCTCCACCACGTAGTGAATGCGCCGCTGCTGCTCGAGCCTCGCGACGGCCTGCCAGCGGTCGCCCACACCCCTGAAGAATTCATAGCTGCCGCACGCGCGCTTGATGCCGGCCGCGGCCCCTTTGCCATCGACACCGAGCGCGCATCCGACTACCGCTTTGATGACCGCGCCTTTCTGATTCAGATCAGACGACGCGACTCTGGCACTTTTCTCATCGCACCTGAAGGCCACCGCCCCGAGTGCCGAGCAGCCCTCGCACCAGTACTCAATGGTCAGGAATGGGTGTTGCACGCGGCGGCCAGCGACCTACCTGCACTGTACCAACTCGGTCTGAAACCTGGCCTGATTTTTGACACCGAAGTCAGCGGTCGGCTGCTCGGGCTCCCCAAGGTCAACCTGGCAGCCCTCACCGAAGATGTGCTCGGGGTTGCCCTAGAAAAGCAACACGGCAACGAAGACTGGTCCACTTGGCCCCTGCCCGAATCCTGGATCAATTACGCTGCCTTGGACGTAGAGCTGCTGCTCGAGCTCGCCGAGGCGCTCACTGAGCTTCTCGACGCCGCTGGCAAACTCTCCTGGCTCGTGCAAGAATGCGCCCACATCGCAGCCACTGCGGCCCCGGCTGATCCAACGTGGCGTGATCTCAAGGGGGTCGGAAAGCTGCACACCTCGGAACAGTTGCTCATCGCCAAGACATTGTGGGAGCGCCGTCAAGCAGTGGGGCGTGAGCGAGACCAAGCGCCACATAAGATTCTCGCCAATAAGGCGATCATTGCCCTTGCCACCTCCTTACCCACCTCCAGGGAAGGTGTGCGTTCATCGATCGGGCGTCGTGCGAGTTCGGGCTTGGTGTCGCGTATTTCCGTGGCAATGAACCGCGTTCGCACTAGTCCGAAAGAGACGTGGCCACAGCCTACGCGGCGCGACTACAACCTAGCGCCTGCCCCACGTTCCATGTGGAGCTCCAGCTTCCCGGACGCACAGGCAGCGTTGGAGGCCGCTCGAATGCATCTCGCAGAGCTCGCAGAGGCAACCCACACCCCTCAGGAGAACTTGATCCAACCGGCTATCTTGCGGGAGATCATTTGGGCAAGCGTGGTAACGCGAAAAGTGACCACGAGCGCGCAGTTGCGCGACTACATGGCCACCGTTGGAGTGCGTCCTTGGCAGCAGGAGCTCACCGCTCCCCTGCTAGCCGAGATCCTTATTTAGACCTCTGGTTCCTCGTCATTCGTAGTGATCTCTTCCAGCCATTCGGTGACAGATGCAATAATGCCCGGTGCGTCCATACCCAGCTCTTCCAGCAGCTGGCCACGGGAAGCGTGCTCGAGGAATTTCTCGGGAACAGCAATGTGGCGGACCGGCACATCAATGCTCGCGCAGTTCAGTGCTTCAGAAATCAATGCGCCAATGCCACCGTGCATGACACCGTCCTCAATGGTCACCACCAAATCGTGATCATCGGCTAGTGCCAACAGCGAAGGGGCAACGGGAACGACCCAGCGGGGATCGACCACAGTGACGTTCGAACCGGATTCTTGCAGGGCATCGGCGGCAATGAGTGCGTCGTGAGCCGTCGAACCGGTGGCAATTAACAAAATGCTCGGAGTTTGCTCGTCCTGATCAGCCTCACCATAGCGGAGTACATCGACGCCGTCGTGAAGCTGCTCGATCGCCTCAATCGGTTTCGGCAGATTGCCCTTCGGGAAGCGGACGACGGTAGGTCCAGTGGAAACCTCGATTGCTTCATCGAAAAGCTCAACGAGCTGTTCCCCATCGCGCGGCGCGGCGATTCGGATGCCTGGCACGATACTGAGCAAGGAGTAGTCCCACACACCGTTGTGGCTTGCACCGTCAGAACCCGTGATGCCAGCGCGGTCGAGCACAAAAGTGACCGGCAGGCCCGTCAGCGCAACATCCATGAGCACTTGGTCAAAGGCACGGTTCATGAAAGTGGCGTAGATCGCTACTATTGGGTGCAGACCGCCCAGCGCTAAACCGGCAGCGGAGGCAACTGCGTGCTGCTCTGCGATACCGACGTCATAAAAGCGCTCGGGGAAACGAGAGCCGAATGCGGCCAGTCCGGTAGGACCTGCCATCGCGGCGGTAATCGCCACGATGTCTTCGCGACGTTCGCCGGCATCAACCAGCGTCTTGGCAAACTGTCCAGTCCAGGACGGTCCGGATTCCGACAATGGGTCTCCGGTGCGCGGATCAATTACTCCGGTGGAGTGCATAAGGTCAGCGGTGTTGGCCTCCGCCGGGGCGTATCCGCGCCCCTTTTCCGTCACAACGTGGACGATCAGCGGGCCTTCGTACTCCCGGGCGTACTCAAAAGCATGCTCCAATGCCTTGAGATTGTGGCCGTCCACTGGGCCAATGTACTTCATGCCCAGTTCTGGGAACATCTCGGTGGTGATGACGGTGTTCTTCACGCCTTCCTTGAACGCGTGCAGCGCGTCAAAGGTGCGACGTCCGACCCACCCCATAGAGTTCAAGGTGGACTTGCCTTGCTCCATCACGCGGTCGTAGAACGGCTGCATGCGAAGTTCGGCTAGGTTCTCGGCCAGGCCACCGATGGTCGGTGAATAGCTGCGGCCATTGTCATTGACCACGATAACTACGTTGCTGCTTTTGTCCGTGGCAATGTTGTTCAGCGCTTCCCAGCACATACCGCCGGTCAAAGCACCATCGCCGACAACGGCTACGGTCTTGTTCGCCTTGCCAGTCCGGGCAGCGGCTTTAGACAAGCCATCCGCCACCGACAGCGACGCGGAGGCATGGCTCGATTCAGTCCAGTCGTGTTCGCTTTCAGCCCGACTGGTGTAACCCGACAGTCCGCCCTTTTGACGCAGGGTGTCGAATTGGTCGTGCCGGCCAGTCAGAATCTTGTGAACGTAGCTCTGGTGCGACGTGTCAAAGACAAACGGATCTGTTGGCGAATCAAAAGCCTTATGCAATGCGATCGTCAGCTCGACCACACCGAGGTTCGGCCCTAAGTGACCACCCGTGGCAGAGACCTTTTGCACTAGAAAATCCCGGATTTCGCTCGCCAGTTGCTCGAGTTGCTCAGGACTCAGCGCCTTAACATCTGCGGGCGATGCTATGCCAGCAAGAATTTCGCACTCATCCATGAAGACACCTTTACCTAACCAAATCCATCTCTACCTGCGCTGTTTCGCCTTTGAAGCGAGCTAGTTCATCAACGCGCCCCGTAAGGGGGCCAGCTATTTCTCGCAATGATACGCGGTCTCCCGCTCCTGTTTCCAGCAGCCCTAGTCGCGTGTCAGGAATGCGAATGTTTCACTGTGGTGCGTGCCTGGGAAAGCATTGAACATCCTGAGGTCGCGCAGGCTATATCCGTGTTCGACCCATACTGCCAGGTCACGCGCCATTGTTGCCGGGTCGCAACCAACGTGAACAACAGCCTGTGGTGTTGATTCTGCGAGCTTGTGGATGACCGCCGCGCCGGCGCCTTTTCGTGGTGGATCGAGCACGATTGCTGCAGCAGCAGGCAGCTTGTCGACGACCTTCGCCACGTCACCGGTAACAAACTCAACCTTGGCATCCTGTACGGCTGCGCGCCCCGCCTTTGCGGCACCGGCTCCGAGCTCCACCGAGCTAATGCTGGCATTGGGAAGCGCAGTTCTAATTGCGGGTACGAATAGACCCACGCCACCGTAGAGATCCCATACGTGAGCATCTGCTGGCAGCTCGGCGGAACTGAGCCATTCGGTCACCGTGTCTGTATAAGCTGTCGGTGCTGCAACGTGAGCTTGCCAGAACCCCAAGGGATCAAGGTGGAAAGTGGTGTCACCAACCTGTTGCTCGACGGTGGCTGGTCCACTGATCTTCCGGGTTTGTCGAGTCACATTGCGCCCTCGAGCTGCCTTCTTGGATTCGACCACAGTGCGCTGGCCATTACTGCCCACAGCGACAACTAGCTCCGCTCCTGGAGTAAATCGTGCATCGGCAGCAACGACATCGTCCAAAACGCCCGCAGCTGCTTGAGCGCACACGGCACCGGTGACGATCTCATTGGACAACGTTGCCCGCATGCCGGCACGCCCTTGGCTATCTACCCCGAGGCGGAAGCGGGTTCGCCAACCAACGGTCGGCTGAAGGTCAATTACCTCGATTTCCGGCAGGTTCTCCAATTTACCGATCCGTTGGAGCTGCTCGGCAACCGTTTTTGCTTTGATCTCCAGTTCCAATTCCGGAGAAGCTGTACTGAAGTCGCAGCACCCAGCACCTGCTGCCGCTGCAGGACAACGGTGTGGCACCCGGCCGGGCGAAGATTCGACAATGTCGTCGATACGCGCGCGAGCAAACCTCTTCTTCACCTCGACCAAGGTGGCCCGCACGGTATCACCAGGCAATGCTCCGGGAACAAAAATCACTGCGCCCTCGTGTCGTGCGACGCCTTCGCCGCCGTGGGCAGCAGAGTCGATGGTGAGAGTGAATTGGTCGCCGATGCTCAGGCTATCCATGTGATTGTGCTTCCTCTTGTGCAGCATTGGCGCGACGCACAGCCCAGACAGTCAACAGTGTGACAAGTCCGGTGAGTGGCCAGCCCATGATGAGTTTGACAGCAGCCAAGGTGTTGGTTGCGTCCTGGTTGTACAGATTGTTTTGGACAAAGAATCGAGAAAAGAACACCACGGCCCAGGCGCCGGTGGCCAGGTCGTACATCCGTAACGCGATTTTGTTCTTTCGCCACGACATGTCCTCGCCGTTAATGCCCCTCCAGATGACTCCGACAGCGGGCCATCGCGACGCGATGGAAAGAAGGAAAACAATGCCGAAGAGCAAGCTCACCCAGATCCCATACAGGAAGTAGCCTTTGGCGTCGCCCGTATACCACGCGATGCCCGCTCCGATAGCCACACCGATGACACCCGAAACTGCGGGCTGCATGTTTTCTTTGCGCACCATTCTCACAATGGCGATCACGAGTGCGACGCCCAGTGCCGCAGCAAGAGCGGGAAGGAGCCCTAATCGGTTGTTGACGGGGATCAGGACCAGGATTGGCAGTGTCGATGAAACGAGGCCACTGAGTCCGCCCATTTGCTCCAAGAGGGTGGGCTCGGCGTCCGTCGCCGCTTCGGTATTCTGTACTGCTGGGCTCTGGTTCATCGACCCTCGTTTTCCTGATGCTGTGCATCGCGAGCTTGCATTTGCTGCAGCGCGGAACCGGAATCGGGGTGTACCTCGGGACCTTGGTTGTCCGGTACTGGGGAAGAATCCGCTGGCGTTGAAGGAGCTTGCGCAGATTGCTGGGTAGGAATTGGTGCTCCGCCTTGAGCTGCTCGTTCGCGCATCGCCTGTTGAACTTGTTCGACCAACGGAGCAGGCATCACCACTGGCAATACGGTTCCCGCCATCATCGGGTTCTCACCTCGATAGACGAAGGTTCGAGCAATGATCTCTCGACCTAGTAGTGCGAGGTCCGCAGCAGTTTCGTTGGGAGCGGCCAGCGTCACGCGCAGTGTCCAACGATTCCCTTCGGCACCGATCATGCGAATAGTCGCGTGTTCAGTTTTGCCGACGATCTCCGGCCCCCAGGGGCCTTCTTCCAACTCGGCTTCCAAGCCGTCTCGGCTCATGCCTTCCTGAATCTCTGCGATTGAATCCTGCCAAAGACCTCCGGAAAGCGCAGAAGCGAAAGCTACGGGAGTTACCCGGCCAACCTTGGTGACGAGGTGGACCATACGAGGACCATCCGGACCCATTTCCACTTGTACTTCGGACGGGCGTGGCATAGGAATCTTGATCGAACCAAGGTCTAGTACACCGTCCGAGAAATCTGAGAAATCGAACTCTTCGATTGCAACCTCGTCACCATCGAAAGGGCCACGGTTGGGGTCGGCGGCAGGCACAGTCGCAGGAACTTGCTGCGGCGCGATTACTGACTCAGCAGACTCCACACTTGAAGTGTCGCCAGAAGTTGCTTCGGGAGCATCTACGGTGTCGTTCTTTTTCGAAAATGGCCACATGGTTGTTTTACCTGCTGCTTTCTCTATCGGCCGGTTGAGCCGTGTCCACCAGTTCCGCGGACAGTCTCGTCAAGGTCGTCGACTTCTTCAAAGTCCACCAGTTCAACTCGTTGAACTACCAGTTGAGCGATGCGATCGCCACGTGTGATCACGATGTCCTCGCGTGGGTCAAGATTGATCAGGCACACCTTGATCTCCCCACGATAGTCGGCATCGACAGTACCTGGAGCATTCACAATCGAAAGTCCCTGCCGAGCAGCCAATCCACTACGGGGATGAATCAGACCGACAGTCCCCAGCGGAAGTGCAATAGCGATTCCCGTCCCTACGAGAATTCGTTCACCTGGCGCAATAGTGACCGACTCTGTGGCATAAAGGTCGGCACCGGCGTCACCCCGGTGTGCACGTCGCGGAAGCGGAAGGTCCGGATCGAGTCGTTTGATCTGGATCGTAGCGGGGAAGTTCATTTCACTCACGCCTCCTACCCTAGCTTTTGTCGACTTAAGCGTGCGGGATTAGTGGCGTTGTGGCGGTCTAGTAAGGTTGGTTCTCGTGAATACATCAGGTTCGAAGGAGACACCTGCCTCCCCGGCGGTCCTGTATCAAGAGCGCCAATGGGTGCCGTGGTACTGGTGGTTAGCAGGTTTAGGGATTTCGTTTCTCACGGCGGCGCAGATTGCGCACAATCGTGATGAGATCTGGTTCTGGGTGCCCTTTATCTTCTTTGGCACCATCGCGCTGTGGTCGCTGTGGCGGTTATCGAGCACGCACATTGCCGTGGAAAAGGACGCAGATGGCCTCACTTGGCTGCGCGCGGGGGATGCGAACCTCCCAGCTGCCGTCGTTTCCCGGACACTCGCGGTACCGGCTACGGCTAAGCGCAATGCGATGGGCCGCCAGCTAGATCCCGCAGCTTTCGTAGTGTCCCGAAGCTGGATCCCCGAGATGGCGATGTTTGTCCTTGACGATCCAGAAGACTCCACTCCCTACTGGCTGGTCACTTCGAAGGATCCAGACGCACTCCTGGCGGCTTTCCACTCTTAAGTTCGAAGAAAAACGCCCCGCGCTACCTCAACAACGAGGCAGGCGCGGGGCATTTTTGTGATGTCCTACTAGGCGCAATCGAGGCAGATGATCGTGCCGTCGACCTCCGTATGGGAGATGCGATTGCGACGCTGTACCAAGAAGCAGCTACCACAGGTAAATTCATCTTCGCGGCGGGGAACCACGGTCACGTTGAGCTCTTCGCCGGAAAGATCGAGAGCTGGAAGGTCAAACGGCTCAACCATGTCATCGTCATCGTCCATATCGCTGACGGTGTTTTCTGCGGCCTTCAGACCTTCGAGAGAGTCAGTCTCGAGTTCGTCTTCGATGCGGCGGCGGGGTGCGTCGTAGTCGGTAGCCATGCCTGTAGGTTCCTTTTGGATTGGTTAAGAAACAGCCAACCGATGGTGGTTGACGAATGTGCATATATCGTCGCGGATATTAAAACAACTTCGCCCATTTGTCACGTTGCCACCAAGACTTTTTCAAAACTCTTTCCCCACCTGCACTTTTTCGGAGCGGATGCCCCCTCTTACTGCACCC
It encodes the following:
- a CDS encoding DUF4193 domain-containing protein, with amino-acid sequence MATDYDAPRRRIEDELETDSLEGLKAAENTVSDMDDDDDMVEPFDLPALDLSGEELNVTVVPRREDEFTCGSCFLVQRRNRISHTEVDGTIICLDCA
- a CDS encoding DUF3093 domain-containing protein, with product MVLVNTSGSKETPASPAVLYQERQWVPWYWWLAGLGISFLTAAQIAHNRDEIWFWVPFIFFGTIALWSLWRLSSTHIAVEKDADGLTWLRAGDANLPAAVVSRTLAVPATAKRNAMGRQLDPAAFVVSRSWIPEMAMFVLDDPEDSTPYWLVTSKDPDALLAAFHS
- a CDS encoding DUF3710 domain-containing protein, producing the protein MWPFSKKNDTVDAPEATSGDTSSVESAESVIAPQQVPATVPAADPNRGPFDGDEVAIEEFDFSDFSDGVLDLGSIKIPMPRPSEVQVEMGPDGPRMVHLVTKVGRVTPVAFASALSGGLWQDSIAEIQEGMSRDGLEAELEEGPWGPEIVGKTEHATIRMIGAEGNRWTLRVTLAAPNETAADLALLGREIIARTFVYRGENPMMAGTVLPVVMPAPLVEQVQQAMRERAAQGGAPIPTQQSAQAPSTPADSSPVPDNQGPEVHPDSGSALQQMQARDAQHQENEGR
- the dut gene encoding dUTP diphosphatase produces the protein MNFPATIQIKRLDPDLPLPRRAHRGDAGADLYATESVTIAPGERILVGTGIAIALPLGTVGLIHPRSGLAARQGLSIVNAPGTVDADYRGEIKVCLINLDPREDIVITRGDRIAQLVVQRVELVDFEEVDDLDETVRGTGGHGSTGR